In Brassica napus cultivar Da-Ae chromosome C2, Da-Ae, whole genome shotgun sequence, the sequence atattatgattttaaagtAACTATTGGTTTGAATCTATTTTTACAGCTTTATATTATAGTAATAGACTATAAGGGATTATTAAATTCatagtaatataatttttaaaaatcatgcTTTAATGAATGAGTGTTACTTAATCTGAAAATGTAGTATGACCTTGGCTTCATATGGtttatttgataaaagtttGGATGAAATGGtttaattgataatttttttaataaaatttgtatatacGTAAATAATCAATTCTAGATTGCTATGTTATATAACTAACTTTAGAAAACAAATTGTAAATTGATTCATTTTCACATTATCTAAATCAATAggtttaaaaatgtataaaaaagtACCAACAcattcaaaaacaaatatataagaataaaaaataattcataatTTATGTATTGAATTTCAATTGTAGTAAcaagtatttttatttacttacttgtataataaaaatataacaaacactaaaaatgtaaaataattacattaatgaaaaaaataaaaactttttatcaaatttatcaAACCTATGATTTATAATAAGAACAACATAAAcaatagtaaaaattaaaattattttagctTAGAGTAAACTGCATATTTTTACACCTAtacaaaaatacaatatatcttttaatttatctttaCTTGCTTAACAAAGATTAATATAGATAAAGATAAGTAAATAACATCAATTACAATAATTGatgttaaaacaaatattttgtatcatttattaATAAGTGTTTCAAATTgatatcttttgtttttctacTATTTATGTGAtgtaatatgatattttttgtagtgtatcaTACACATTTCTTGCAAATGCAAACttaaaacacaaaccacaaaatcatacaaaaaataataaactatatCACAAATAAAGTATATCCTACGGCTGACcctagtttttatatattgattgaCGATTGAATAACGTTAagagttaaaatattattgggAAAGAAGGTTTTTCTTGGAAAGAAGCTTTTCCTGGGAAAGAAGTTTCTGACTAAGCGTTAAGActtaaatattattaacataaaaGTAAAATGGTACTATTGGGAAATTTGCTTTTGTACAATCTGCTCTCCTGAGTGTTGACTCTCGAAAATTTCCACTAAAAAATCTCAACTTTCCCACAACCAGATCTTGAATTCGAACTCTGTAAACAAACAAGTGTCTCTCTGACTGATTCACAGTTTCGTGATGTTGGTGCCGGGGAGAGTAATGAGATGGAAAAGAGTTTGGAAGTCGTTTCAAGCGGTCTCCGCCAATggtttcatcttctccttcacgCTTCTTATTGCTCTCAAGCTTGATCATCTCCTTTCTCACTCATGGTGGTCAGTTCTTATCTTTTGATGACTTGGCTTCTGTTGACTAAGTCTTTAGTGAATCTTCTTTAGTCATCCTTAAGGATCAAGACTTGTTGGACTCTCCTTTGATTCTGTTTTTTGCAGGTTTGTATTTACACCCTTGTGGTGGCTGTGTCATGCTATCATTTCGCGTGGTAGATGCTCGTTGCCTTCTCCACCGATGCCTCATGATGAGAATGTATGATTATTACCCTTTTAATCTTAGTTTGCCAGGGCTGCTTGTAACCTGTTTAAGTTCTGGTCTTGTTGCAGTGGACTCCTTTTCAATATGTCATGGCAACGCCACTGCTTGTTGCTTTTGAGATCCTTCTCTTTCTACATCTTGAAGATAAATATGGTATTTTTTTCCCACCATTTTACTAATACTCTTTAATCAAACGGTATATATGAATGGTTTGTTTCCCTCTCTTGCAGATGTTGACTTAACGTTTGTCTTCTTACCCTTGCTTTCTTTCGAGGTAGCCATTTTGGTTGTTAATCTCAGGTATTTCATCAAAGTTTTAAGGTTTTGGTTTTTGTCATCTAGACTTTTTCCCTTAGTGATGACTGACATGCAACTTCTCCTGCAGAAAGTGTTTGACACGCATGCCTAGAAATGAGGAAACTATGAGTGATGAACCACTTCTCGTAAGTTGGTTATTCTCTTTGAGTGTCCCAAAATTTGGTTTCATTTGTTCTTTAACCTTTGTTAATTTGCTTCTTAcattgtttatttacttttgtaGTACACATGGGTTTCCATATGGATGGTTTCCTTTATTGCTGCCATAACCTTCACTCTTGTTAAATCACGTGGTATGTTGCACATTTACTAATTGATGAAAGATTGTTTTTTGTTACCATCTTTCTATGTTAATATCACTGCCAAGTCTCAGtctgtttcttttgtttctgaatCTGTTATACAGCTGCGTTGGAATTGTGGGACTTATCTATAAACTTTGGGTAAACTAAATTTTTCTTCGTAAAGTCTTTCTTAAATATCCTCTTCCAGTAGTGTGaacaatattttttcttctcaaTCTACAGCATAGCAGAGTTATTTGGGTTTCTCTGCGCAAAGTGGAGGAAACGGTCAATCCATAGTGATTCACACATACCTAGCTCATCTTCAATGGGAGTAAGATATGGGGATGAGGACAGCAACATAGAATGCGGTCTCCTAGATATCGGTGGATATGTAATGAAAATCCCATTTATTACCCTTCAATTCATCCTTTTCTTGAGCTTAGAGGTACACATTTTACAGAAACAAGTCCATCATATCTTTTTGCACGTGTTTGAGCTAATTCTCTTTTATCTAATTGCTAGGGAACACCTGCTTCTCCCAAAAAAATTCCGGTTTTAGTTCTGTTTGTACCTCTTTTTCTGCTACAAGGAGCTGTGGTGCTTTCTGTTACATATATCTCGTTCTCGAAATCTGTCTTGTGGATTTATAATGTTGGTGGTCCTTATGGAAGATATTTGGCGAGATCATCGGCTCGTGTATTCCTGAGATTCTTTCAACATTGTAAAAGGTACAAACAAACTGAGTAATGGGAATCTCTGGTGACAACAAGAAGAACTAATCATTCTCATATGGTAAATTAACAGATTACTTGGCTGTTGGTCTATCAATGAAGGAAATAAGGAGGAACAAGTTAGGCTCCACAGTGGAGAAACTACCGGGTAAAGCTGAAATCGTTTGGTAACAAAACAAGATAGCTTTTTTCACTTATACACAATGTTTTGCTCCATATGTTTTCAGATACAACACATTCTCACCAAAAGATGCATTGAGTGAGCAAACAGATAGCAGCCAGCAGGAGAAGAATCTTTGCAAAGTTTGCTTTGAGAATCCGGTCAACATGGTTCTACTCCCATGTAAACATTACGTCCTCTGCAGGTAAACCAACATTCCTTTTGtttgcttctttcttctttttctctgccCCCCTTAAACCGCATTGTTTGCTCTTAGTAAACATCTAAAATGACATGTTTCAATAAGTACTATTGCTATTGTCATTCCAAAAAGTTGTTTATCAAAACTAGCACTGGTTCAAACATGACTTTGTGTCAATACATTTTGTCTTTACAGCCAAATAACCTGCATTGTGACACAAACTAGCACATACCACCGATACTTTTAATGTATCCAGTAGTCTTAAATTGTATTTTGCTAATTAGAAGTGTAGACCATTTTGTGTTTTCTTGGAATACCATCTTGTACAATGTTCGTGTCGTTTTTGTGTGTTTCAGCACGTGCTGCAAGAAATGCAAGACATGTCCGATATGTCGTGAATTGATTAAGCTCCGTATGCCTGTATACGACGCGTAGAGATTTCAGACGCCCATGATGAAAATGTATAATACTTTCGTATGTCGTGTTTTGATTAAGCATCTTGTAATAATGATACTGATGCAGCGCATCTTTACACGATCTCGTCTTTACTGAATCAGCGCATCTAATGCATTCAGTGTAGTTGTATTTACTTGTTGGGCTTATGATTAGTGTTGGGCTTTATGATCTTTGTTAATAACTTTCATATcgttagattagggtttgttaGTATTtcttatctatactattattgcgaagtaaattttcggaatcgagctctcacgttaaaagttagactgATTAATGTTGTTGTTAtccttaataaaattttatatataataatttaattaaaaacgaattttatattaagaatattaaatttctaaaaagataattctcatatattttgttgttatcttgaaataattgttacccttaataaaattttatatataataatttaattaaaaacgaattttatattaataatattaaatttctaaaaagataattctcatatattttgttgttatcttgaaataatcttttatatttctaaaaaataagataatacttATATGCTGTGTTgttatctttaaataatatttttattataaaaattaagatataaaacagtttataattaaatattaatgaagaaaaaacatgctctcacgttaaaagttagactgGTCAATGTCGTTGTTACCCTtagtaaaattttttatataataatttaattaaaaacgaattttatattaataatattaaatttctaaaaagataattctcatatattttgttgttaccTTGAAATaatcttttatatttctaaaaagtAAGATAATACTTATATGCTGTGTTgttatctttaaataatatttttattataaaaattaagatataaaacagtatataattaaatattaatgaagaaaaaacatttgtataaaaatatagtctaaaacatttataatatatgagtgtttagaaaatttcaacacaataattaatatatatattttaatgaaatttgctgtcatatataaattattttatgtttggtaTTTtcggaatcgagctctcacgttaaaagttagactgGTTAATGTCGTTGTTAcccttaataaaattttatatataataatttaattaaaaacgaattttatattaataatattaaatttctaaagacataattctcatatattttgttgttatcttgaaataatcttttatatttctaaaaaataagataatacttATATGCTGTGTTgttatctttaaataatatttttattataaaaattaagatataaaacagtatataattaaatattaatgaagaaaaaacatgctctcacgttaaaagttaaacTGGTCAATGTCGTTGTTAcccttaataaaattttatatataataatttaattaaaaacgaatttttattaataatattaaatttctaaaaagataattctcatatattttgttgttatcttgaaataatcttttatatttctaaaaaataagataatacttATATGCTGTGTTgttatctttaaataatattttaattataaaaattaagatataaaacagtatataattaaatattaatgaagaaaaaacatttgtataaaaatatagtctaaaacatttataatatatgagtgtttagaaaatttcaacacaataattaatatatatatattaatgaaatttgctttcatatataaattattttatgtttggtaTAAACTtgttaagaatataaataataacttaacatATTGGTTttgaattaacaaaatataaaataataaatatctataagaagattatgcccgcatgtgcgggcaaGGCACCTAGTTTAAGTTGTAACTAGTCTGTCAATTGTTACTATTGATATATTGAATAAGAAAAATCTTAGaacttttagtttttctttgtcTCCGGTATTCTTTGGAATCAACGATTACCAAGAACTCTCGTTTAAACGGTTATTCTTCAAAATCAACGGCCATTCAGTCCTCGTTGAATGGCCATTCCTTTTCATTGAATGGCTATACCTTTTGGTATAAACGGTCATTAAATCTTAGCTCGACGCTGTGCCAGTTTGGTAtactataaaaaatttaaggatAATTCTAACTAATTAAGATAAATTAGAGATTGATCCACACACCCGCGCGGATATTGGTTCATATATTTTTGtacattgatatttatttttcttaattattgttatatattatagatgagtcgtaaaatataattaattgtattcaaaagacctTGACCAAATCggataatatgattattttttgtaCAAATATCCGAATCCGCTTCAGATactttgttatttagatatttttaggtttctatATATCAGAACTGAACACATCCAGACCCAAAAGAACCCAATCAATACtcatacataaatttatactccctccgtttcatattatgtgtcgttttagagaatttttttcgttacaaaataagtgtcgttttcgattttcaatgcaaagtttattaattttatgcaaaatttatttttctgttggttgaaatatggttaggtatataggtaatattgttttttttaaagggaatgtacaaaattaattgtttccttaatttgtgtgccgaaacctaaaacgacacttataatgaaacagagagagtaataTTCAAGTGGaacctaattaaaaaaaaatccgaaaagaaCAACCCGTACCTAAATGGATaacaaatatctatattattaaaagagaagtacccatttgaaaatgttcttacttcattaattaaactccctatttttttgcttgtctttttcagttgcatttatgaaatatcctaaaacgaataaaactgtctaatttattacttgtcttttcagttacattaatgaaatatgcttaaatgaattaaacttcctattttattgtttgtctttttcagttaccttaatgaaatatcattaaataaatttggacataatgtcatttaatcaacaaaaaaaaactcatgagttatccttacgtgcataattttaataatggagattttaaaaaacgtgcatcattaaaatgttacctaaaacatacagtactaatatataacatgcatcaataaaactagaatttgactcacactaTTGTACGGacattattttcagttgattaaattaaaaaatatttatttattcaaaaaatatttaagaatggctatgtttttaaaaattatctctattattaaaagagaaatacccattaaaaaatatcccttaatttctaaatttaattACACTTTCATGCCACTGACAATTAAATTGAATTTCCTATTTTAATggttgtctttttcagttagattaatgtgttttccttattcaaatataaacttaatatcatTAAATTAACTTCTAAATATGATTACGTAAAAGTAAAGTACAAATTCGAAACTTAACATTTAACCGAAAACGTTGGAGGACATCACACtaaatctctattattaaaagagaagtacccattaaaaaatacccctaagttttctaacttatttacacttccatgccactgagaattaaattaaactacctattttaatgcttgtcttttccagttaaattaatgagttttttttaatcaaatttaaacttaatgtcattaaataaacctacatattttaatgcttgtcttttccagttgaattaatgagttttccttaatcaaatttaaacttaatgtcattaaatgaacctaaaaatacatcatatttaacgaGCTTATTACGTACGAGTACGGCCCAATAATAagcttgaattttatttttacgaaaacgtgaatcacttgacttatgtaatatttaaaatatattaactacaatataacaaatgcatataacctacatatactttagtttgaaatgatcatgttcaagttttatatagtcaacttacatcatgcatcgatcgatgtacaatattcaaaccacctatagctttcgttttctttataggatgtatcaaccaaccaatcatcccattgattttctaagctttataaaaaaacaaatcaataaatacaaactcaaaattcaatatcttctattaatcaaaacataatatcttcaatgtcgtatctttaatgtacctattaaatatataaactgtaaccataattacactaattataagaatagatttgattccaaccaattgatcaattacttcggtaattgatttgcttgcagaagaggaaacaataaatttaaaatttataagaatataaagatatagagattccaaccaattgcctatatttgcgtatgattttcgcataataagcttcaaattgaacattaaaaaagatagagagattttttttaatcttttaccgacacaaacttaaacaaaacaaagagttaaatgtaattttttttgttacacttcccggaaaaaaacggttacaacgtgggctttcataatatggccttttaacatattaatgttatcgacatttaataattatcttgacgaaaaacaaagactataaataatttattattaataaaattatgaaattatttacaatttgatgactaattcatcgccttttttatatgttaaaattttcatagaagtttaaaaatcattttattttctttaaacatgtataactaatttataatcttttatgccatactaagtcataatataatatttcttcatattttacattaataaccattgtttttatatatcgtctacaattctctaattacgttaatttgttcaattttttatatgatatcaaatattcatcgtaaatagatggtttaagatgccaaaaaaattatttacttggtgaataaatacatcaaatattacaaatacattatttagttaaataaataaccaaaaaccgaaaattcaaatccgcgctggcgcgcggatcagggtctatttcattattaaaaaatcGAGACTTTGATTCTGTTTTTGCAGTTAATTTGTATTTACACCCCTGTGGTGGTTGTGTCATGCTGTTATTTCGCCATGTAGATGCTCGTTGCCTACTCCACCAATGCCTCATGATGAGAATGTATGATTATTACTCTCTTACTCTTTGTTTGGCAGGGCTGCTTGTAACCTGTTTAAGTTCTGGTCTTGTTGCAGTGGACTCCTTTTCAATATGTCATGGCAACGCCACTGCTTGTTGCTTTTGAGATCCTTCTCTTTCTACATCTTGAAGATAAATATGGTATTTTTTCCCACCATTTTACTAATACTCTTTAATCAAAGGGTGTATAAGAATGGTTTGTTTCCCTCTGTTGCAGATGACTTAAAGTTTGTCTTCTTACCCTTGCTTGCATTCGAGGTAGCTATCTTGGTATATAACGTCAGGTAAATCATCAAagtttttaggttttggatTGTTCACTCTTCTTCCTATTCTtgattgttttcatttttaccattgTTGGCTTTGTTTACTTTTTTCCCTTTTAGTGATAACTGACATGCAACTTTTCCTGCAGAAAGTGCTTGACTTCCATGCCTAGAGATGAGGAATTTATGATTGATGAACCACTTCTCGTAAGTTGGTTATTCTCTAGAGATGAGGAAACTATGGGTGATGAACCACTTCTCGTAAGTTGGTTGTTCTCTATGAGCATTTTAAATATGATCACTTAATCGGATTCTGTCTACAAAATGTGGTTTCATTAGTTCTTTAACCTTTGTTAATTTGCTTCTTacattgtttatttatttttgtagtaCACATGGGTTTCCATATGGATGGTTTCCTTCATTGCTGCCATAACCTTCACTCTTGTTAAATCACGTGGTATGTTGCACATTTTACTTCACTATTTAATTAGTTTATGATCTTCTAGCCTCCAAACGATACCCTGGAAGTGTTGCTGACGTTGCAATGTCtataattttgtatactttttctttattttgcaAAACAGATTGTTTTGTTTGTCATCTTTCTATCATGATATTACTGCCTAGTCTcagtctgttttttttttctgaatctGTTATGTCCCGAGCTTTGTATAGGTGATCTAGTTGCGTTGGAATTGTGGGACTTATCTATAAACTTTGGgtaaactaatttttttcttcttgaagTCTTTCTGAACTATCATCTTCTAGTAGTATGAAcaatcttctttcttctcaatCTACAGCATAGCAGAGTTATTTGGATTTCCTGTCACAAAATGGAGGAATCAGTCGATCCATAGGGATTCACATATACTTTTCTCATCGTCAGTGGGAGTAAGATATCGAAATGAGGACAGCAACAGAGAATGCGACATCCTTGATATTGGTGGATATGTAATGAAAATCCCATTCATTACCTTTCAAATCATCCTTTTCATGAGCTTAAAGGTACACATTTACAGAAACAAGTCCGTATCTTTTTGCACGTGTTTGAGCTAATTATCTTTTATCTAATTGCCCGGGAACATCCGCTTCTCCCAAGAACATTCCGATTGTAGTTCTGTTTGTACCTCTTTTTCTGCTACAAGGAGCTACGGTGCTTTTTGTTACATATACTTCGGTGGTGAAGTCTGTCTTGTGGATTTATAATGTTGGTGGTCCTTATGGAAGATATTTAGCGAGATCATTGGCTCGTGTATTCCTGAGATTCTTTCAACATTGTAAAAGGTAAAACAAACTGAGCAATGGGAATCTCTGGtgacaacaagaaaaaaaaactaatcattcTCATTTGATAAATAACAGATTACTTGGCTGGTGGTCTATCGATAAAGAAAGTAAGGACTCCTTACTAAGGAGGAACAAGTTAGTCTCCACAGTGGAAAAGCTACCGGGTAAAGCTCTCATCATTTGGTAACATAACAGCTGGCTCCTTTCATGTGTACACTATGTTTTGctatatatgttttcagatgCAACACATTATCACCAGAGGCTGTGAAGAAAATGCCAAAGTCTCATCTTGTTGAAGAGGTAAACTGCACATTCTAAGTCACCGCCGTCTAATAGCACGTGCAAGTGGTGGAGCGGTGCCGAATCTAAATATTAAGAatttttcgaaaataaatacataaatttggactaaatttttagatactcttaaatttatagtttataattttaaaaagaagcctcaaatatatatagaaaaccaaataactttttaaaactattttattagaTTATTAAATGTATCGttagtattttttaaacaaGGCCTAAAGATAATTTGAGACGGCTCTGTTCTAAGTCATGTCATTTTAAACATTCTGAAACCAAGCAAGATCTGGAATAAACTCCTCTCACCAGGTATGTAGACTAAAAGCTGCATTGAGTGAGCAAACAGATAGCAGCCAGCAGGAAAAGAATATTTGCAAAGTTTGCTTTGAGGATCCGGTCAACGTGGTTCTATTCCCATGTAGACATCACGTCCTCTGCAGGTAAACCAACATTCCTTAtgtttgctttctttttctctgcCTCGCTTAAACCGCATTGTTTGCTCTTGGAAAATATCTTAAATGACATGTttcagttattttatttttgtgagaAAGGGTATGACATGTTTCAGTTATTGTCATTCCGAAAAGTTGTTTATCAAAATATCACTTGTTCAAACATGATTTTGTGTcgatatattttgttattttttatgcaAAATAACATGCATTATGCGGTTTGAACCGGGATTGTGACACAAACTAGCACATACCACCAATACTTTTAATGTATCCATTAGTcttaaatagtattttaataattataaaagtgtaGAGATTGTGATTTGCTAGATTTGCTATTTTACTTATCTTTTAACCATTTGTGTTTTCTTGAAATACCATCTTGTAAAATGTTCATGTCGTTTTTGTGTGTTTCAGCACGTGCTGCAGGAAATGCACGACATGTCCGATATGTCGTGTATTGATTACGCATCGTGTGCCTGTATACGATGTGTAGAGATTTCAGACGACCGTGATGAACATGTATAATACTTTCTTATGTCGTTTTTTGATTAAGCATCTTGTAATAATGATACGCCAACACATGATTACATCTAGCAAAAAATTAATGTGTTTCTTACTACATCAGTGAAATGATTGACATATATCAACTAAATATGGTTATGTAAGTAACATCACAGCCACATATTTTTGTCACATAAACTACATATTGAAACAGTGTATCAAACCAATGTACTGAACCGTGAACCCAGTTGCGCAATTTGTTCGACACACCTATCTAATTAATCGTGAACCTAATCTATaatcaagcaaaaaaaaaaagttcttcaAGACACTTCGATAAGCTAGAAGCATGGGGGGACAGAGGGGAAGAAGCTGACATCGAAGTCTAAACACATGTGAAGTACCTTCTTCCGCATGCACAGAATCTGAAAGATGAGATAAATTCTGTGGTAGTAAAACTCTTCTGTGTATTGACAGAATCTCGTGAAACCATTTTCGTTGTGAACATGAACATGTAGTTGTCGAGAtcaatgaaaatatgaaaaatgaaaGATTTGGAGATATACTGAAGAGCAAGATGTGTATCTTGCGGACCAAACCATTGAAATCCAATTAGAAGTGAAGCTCGTGAAGTCTGTGAAAACCAAACCGaagaatattatataaattccaTTGCGACAAGGATTAgattatttagatatatatcATAAGATTTAGATAAGTTCTATTGATACTTGAAATAAGTCTAAGTCTTGTGTTTATATGCAACTTCTTTTGTAAGTCATTAAAACATAACACACTGATAATATTcctattctctttttttttttgggtcaaacccATGGATACCGAAGGCGTCCTTGGGGTGACCTCGTAGTTCCTAATAATATTCCTATTCTCCAAATTTACAAATCACCGTTGCTGAATTAAAAAGCTCAATTACTCATTTGATCAAAACAAAGGATAagattg encodes:
- the BNAC02G18630D gene encoding uncharacterized protein BNAC02G18630D isoform X1, encoding MLVPGRVMRWKRVWKSFQAVSANGFIFSFTLLIALKLDHLLSHSWWFVFTPLWWLCHAIISRGRCSLPSPPMPHDENWTPFQYVMATPLLVAFEILLFLHLEDKYDVDLTFVFLPLLSFEVAILVVNLRKCLTRMPRNEETMSDEPLLYTWVSIWMVSFIAAITFTLVKSRAALELWDLSINFGIAELFGFLCAKWRKRSIHSDSHIPSSSSMGVRYGDEDSNIECGLLDIGGYVMKIPFITLQFILFLSLEGTPASPKKIPVLVLFVPLFLLQGAVVLSVTYISFSKSVLWIYNVGGPYGRYLARSSARVFLRFFQHCKRLLGCWSINEGNKEEQVRLHSGETTGYNTFSPKDALSEQTDSSQQEKNLCKVCFENPVNMVLLPCKHYVLCSTCCKKCKTCPICRELIKLRMPVYDA
- the BNAC02G18630D gene encoding uncharacterized protein BNAC02G18630D isoform X2 gives rise to the protein MLVPGRVMRWKRVWKSFQAVSANGFIFSFTLLIALKLDHLLSHSWWFVFTPLWWLCHAIISRGRCSLPSPPMPHDENWTPFQYVMATPLLVAFEILLFLHLEDKYDVDLTFVFLPLLSFEVAILVVNLRKCLTRMPRNEETMSDEPLLYTWVSIWMVSFIAAITFTLVKSRAALELWDLSINFGIAELFGFLCAKWRKRSIHSDSHIPSSSSMGVRYGDEDSNIECGLLDIGGYVMKIPFITLQFILFLSLEGTPASPKKIPVLVLFVPLFLLQGAVVLSVTYISFSKSVLWIYNVGGPYGRYLARSSARVFLRFFQHCKSCWSINEGNKEEQVRLHSGETTGYNTFSPKDALSEQTDSSQQEKNLCKVCFENPVNMVLLPCKHYVLCSTCCKKCKTCPICRELIKLRMPVYDA